In Rhodamnia argentea isolate NSW1041297 chromosome 4, ASM2092103v1, whole genome shotgun sequence, the following proteins share a genomic window:
- the LOC115740654 gene encoding indole-3-pyruvate monooxygenase YUCCA2, translating into MSLRMSMDHLREVEGKRVQDPLLASRKKPATCVPGPIIVGAGPSGLATAACLKEQGVLSLILERTDCIGSLWQHKTYDRLRLHLPKQFCELPLMPFPKDFPTYPTKQQFLAYLDSYTRRFDLRLVFNQTVTSAEFDQSSQCWRVKSLGLKGEETEYSSQWLIVATGENAEELVPQFEGMSDFGGPILHTSSYKSGEMFCRKKVLVIGCGNSGMEVSLDLCNFNARPSLAVRDSVHVLPQEMLGRSTFGLSMWLLKWLPIGLVDWFLLLMSYFILGDTASYGLNRPKVGPLQLKSMSGKTPVLDVGTLKKIKSGDIKVFRGIKRIRHHAVDFVDGKSETFDAIILATGYRSNVPSWLKEADMFSEEDGYPKKPFPNGWKGKNGLYSVGFTKRGLLGASMDARSISQDIEQSRNLDGEGRHFKALSLATPLHP; encoded by the exons ATGTCACTTCGCATGTCAATGGACCATCTTCGAGAAGTGGAAGGTAAGCGAGTTCAAGATCCTCTTCTAGCTAGCAGGAAGAAACCTGCAACCTGCGTTCCTGGGCCTATCATAGTCGGCGCTGGTCCGTCGGGGCTTGCCACCGCCGCTTGCCTCAAAGAACAAGGCGTGCTGAGCCTGATCCTGGAAAGGACTGATTGCATAGGTTCTTTGTGGCAACACAAGACCTACGACCGTCTTCGCCTTCACCTTCCCAAGCAATTCTGCGAGCTCCCCCTCATGCCATTCCCAAAAGACTTCCCAACCTACCCGACGAAGCAACAATTCCTCGCCTACTTGGATTCGTACACGAGACGCTTCGACCTGAGGCTGGTTTTCAATCAAACAGTCACGAGCGCGGAGTTCGATCAAAGTTCGCAGTGCTGGCGGGTCAAGAGCTTGGGCCTCAAGGGTGAAGAGACTGAATACTCGAGCCAGTGGCTCATTGTGGCAACCGGGGAAAATGCCGAGGAGCTCGTGCCCCAATTCGAAGGGATGAGCGACTTTGGAGGGCCGATTCTGCACACGAGCTCTTACAAGAGTGGCGAGATGTTTTGCAGGAAGAAAGTATTGGTAATCGGATGCGGGAATTCGGGCATGGAAGTGAGCTTGGATCTTTGCAATTTCAATGCTCGTCCATCTCTTGCTGTTAGAGATTCG GTGCACGTCTTGCCTCAAGAGATGCTCGGAAGGTCGACTTTTGGCTTGTCCATGTGGTTGCTCAAGTGGCTGCCCATCGGCCTAGTGGATTGGTTCCTGCTGCTAATGTCGTATTTTATCCTCGGCGACACCGCTAGCTACGGCCTCAACCGCCCGAAGGTCGGCCCTCTCCAGCTCAAGAGCATGTCAGGCAAGACGCCGGTGTTGGACGTGGGCACGCTCAAGAAAATCAAGAGTGGAGATATTAAG GTTTTCCGTGGAATAAAGAGAATACGACACCACGCCGTGGATTTCGTTGATGGGAAATCGGAGACCTTCGATGCTATTATCCTCGCGACGGGTTATAGAAGTAATGTACCCTCATGGTTGAAG GAGGCAGATATGTTCTCTGAGGAAGATGGGTACCCAAAGAAGCCATTCCCAAACGGATGGAAAGGCAAGAACGGGCTGTACTCGGTTGGATTCACCAAGCGCGGCCTCCTCGGTGCTTCCATGGATGCCAGAAGCATTTCTCAAGACATTGAGCAATCGAGAAATTTAGATGGGGAAGGAAGGCATTTCAAGGCTTTGTCTCTTGCAACGCCTCTACATCCATGA